One window of the Leucobacter komagatae genome contains the following:
- a CDS encoding ABC transporter substrate-binding protein encodes MARRIPEDPIVRSIVNMVRSAQFDRRQMLKGAAVGAAGLGALTLASCAPGGGGGAGGGSNAQKLVWGNWTYYLDFNEDTGWYDSLDLFTDETGIAVEYIEDIDDNNTFYGKIKDQLELGQHTGYDVITFTDWMNARLIQAKQVQEFDYANLPNVTANLVDAQLNALDADQGRKFTIPWQLPASCLMWDTEAVPGGIKTLDDFMQPSLKGKVGVLTEMRDTMGIILAGLGYDPAGAWGDKEWGEAIQWLDDGIQSGQIKNVKGNSYTQDLERGDTLAAMVWTGDVVMMNAESPDGPRWTIEVPESGGMIAADSFTIPNGTESAKKKLAEEMINFYYDPEVMAAVADYVTFVPPVKGTQEAMRKLNPENADNPLIFPSDEDWKRLHSFRSLSPEEDKKYSSEFQKVLGL; translated from the coding sequence ATGGCACGCCGTATCCCCGAAGACCCCATTGTTCGCAGCATCGTGAACATGGTGCGCAGCGCACAGTTCGATCGCAGGCAGATGCTCAAGGGCGCCGCCGTCGGAGCCGCAGGGCTCGGCGCGCTCACGCTCGCATCCTGCGCCCCCGGAGGGGGAGGAGGAGCCGGCGGCGGGAGCAACGCACAGAAGCTCGTGTGGGGTAACTGGACCTACTACCTCGACTTCAACGAGGACACAGGCTGGTATGACTCGCTTGACCTCTTCACAGACGAGACCGGTATCGCCGTCGAATACATCGAGGATATCGACGACAACAACACCTTCTACGGCAAGATCAAGGACCAGCTTGAGCTCGGCCAGCACACCGGCTACGACGTCATCACGTTCACCGACTGGATGAACGCGCGTCTCATCCAGGCGAAGCAGGTGCAGGAGTTCGACTACGCCAACCTGCCAAACGTCACGGCCAACCTCGTCGACGCGCAGCTGAACGCGCTCGACGCTGACCAGGGCCGCAAATTCACGATTCCGTGGCAGCTGCCCGCGTCCTGTCTCATGTGGGATACCGAGGCCGTTCCGGGCGGTATCAAGACGCTCGACGACTTCATGCAGCCCTCTCTGAAGGGCAAGGTCGGAGTGCTCACGGAGATGCGCGACACGATGGGCATCATCCTTGCGGGCCTCGGGTACGACCCCGCGGGCGCCTGGGGTGACAAGGAGTGGGGCGAAGCGATCCAGTGGCTTGACGACGGCATCCAGAGCGGCCAGATCAAGAACGTGAAGGGTAACTCCTACACGCAGGATCTGGAGCGCGGTGACACGCTCGCCGCGATGGTCTGGACCGGCGACGTCGTGATGATGAACGCCGAGTCGCCAGACGGTCCGCGCTGGACGATCGAGGTGCCCGAATCGGGCGGCATGATCGCGGCCGACTCCTTCACGATTCCGAACGGAACCGAGTCGGCGAAGAAGAAGCTCGCCGAGGAGATGATCAACTTCTATTACGACCCCGAGGTCATGGCGGCCGTCGCCGACTATGTGACGTTCGTGCCGCCGGTGAAGGGCACGCAGGAGGCCATGCGCAAACTCAACCCCGAGAACGCAGACAACCCCCTCATCTTCCCCTCAGACGAAGACTGGAAGCGCCTGCACAGCTTCCGCTCGCTCTCGCCCGAGGAAGACAAGAAGTACTCCTCCGAGTTCCAGAAGGTGCTGGGGCTGTAA